Proteins encoded within one genomic window of Pigmentiphaga sp. H8:
- a CDS encoding tripartite tricarboxylate transporter substrate binding protein: MKLITLAAVAVSLACRVFAADAAEFPRAGKPVRIVVGLAAGGPTDTQARVVALHLQKELGVPVVVENRPGASMMMAPSEVARAAPDGHTILYSPSGPFTQSPHTNEKLAYDPFKDFTPISLGSLGPLVLVVHESVPAKNLKELVAYARAHPGKLNYASFGAGTSSHLFGQLMARQYGLDMVHVPYKGAADVQKDLLTGRIQIMFAAAGGAVQFVHSGGVRMLGVAAPQRSGLLPDVPTLAEQGAKGLDIDGWVGFFGPAGMPPAATKRLNAALVRVLALPTVKQEFAKSAYEAASSSPEEFAAMVRTSYDQWGKVVRALGPGNP, from the coding sequence ATGAAGCTCATTACCCTTGCCGCCGTGGCGGTCTCGCTCGCCTGCCGGGTGTTCGCGGCCGACGCCGCGGAATTTCCCCGGGCCGGCAAGCCCGTCCGCATAGTCGTCGGGCTGGCCGCGGGCGGCCCCACCGATACCCAGGCACGCGTGGTCGCGCTGCACTTGCAGAAGGAATTGGGTGTCCCCGTGGTCGTGGAGAACCGGCCCGGCGCAAGCATGATGATGGCGCCGTCCGAAGTGGCGCGTGCCGCGCCCGACGGCCACACGATCCTGTATTCGCCGTCCGGTCCCTTCACGCAAAGCCCCCATACCAACGAGAAGCTGGCCTACGACCCGTTCAAGGACTTCACGCCGATATCGCTGGGTTCCCTGGGGCCGCTGGTGCTCGTCGTCCACGAGTCCGTGCCGGCGAAGAACCTGAAGGAGCTGGTCGCCTATGCGCGGGCCCATCCGGGCAAGCTCAACTATGCATCGTTCGGCGCCGGGACTTCCTCGCACCTGTTCGGCCAGCTCATGGCCAGGCAGTATGGACTCGACATGGTCCATGTCCCCTACAAGGGCGCGGCGGACGTGCAGAAGGATTTGCTGACGGGCCGGATACAGATCATGTTCGCCGCCGCGGGCGGCGCCGTCCAGTTCGTCCATAGCGGCGGCGTGCGCATGCTGGGTGTCGCGGCCCCGCAGCGGTCGGGGCTGCTGCCGGACGTACCCACGCTGGCCGAGCAAGGCGCCAAGGGCCTGGATATCGATGGCTGGGTGGGATTCTTCGGTCCCGCCGGCATGCCACCCGCCGCCACGAAGCGGCTCAACGCGGCGCTGGTCAGGGTATTGGCGCTGCCCACGGTCAAGCAGGAATTCGCCAAGAGCGCCTACGAGGCCGCCTCGTCATCCCCGGAAGAATTCGCCGCCATGGTCAGGACCTCCTACGACCAATGGGGCAAGGTGGTCCGCGCGCTGGGACCAGGCAACCCATGA
- a CDS encoding LysR family transcriptional regulator, which yields MQSSEILDRLVARVRFRHLSMLLELRRTGTIGKAAARLHLTQPALSKALKEIEDAFGFPIFRRGARGLVPTPAGQAVLNGAAVLLAELGHLNEVTRLSRQEPAMVLHLGAPSAVGAGMLPAILARLRTDNERVVVRLREDPVPRLFERLVEGELDALLTSYNQAVFSAHRSSRLVYEHYLEHKYVVIAPTGSPLARKRVVTWKELLDMPWILPDSSFLARQALEGNFLRAGVAVPEPAVTSNHPATTIQLVAAGVGVSAVPETMMHAEERIRRVARVRVESMPQAVPTALVYRAGSADHPQLLRLRDAMAQVMRAG from the coding sequence ATGCAATCGTCCGAAATCCTGGACAGGCTCGTGGCACGCGTGCGCTTTCGCCACCTGTCGATGTTGCTGGAGCTGCGGCGCACGGGCACGATCGGCAAGGCGGCCGCCCGGCTGCACCTGACGCAGCCGGCCCTGAGCAAGGCACTGAAGGAAATCGAGGACGCCTTCGGCTTTCCGATCTTCCGGCGCGGCGCGCGCGGACTGGTGCCCACCCCGGCGGGGCAGGCGGTGCTGAACGGCGCCGCGGTCCTGCTTGCCGAACTGGGACACCTGAACGAGGTGACGCGCCTGTCGCGGCAGGAGCCGGCAATGGTCCTGCACCTGGGCGCGCCCTCGGCGGTCGGCGCGGGCATGCTGCCCGCCATTCTGGCGAGACTGCGGACCGACAACGAACGCGTCGTCGTGCGCCTGCGGGAAGATCCGGTCCCCCGGCTGTTCGAGCGACTGGTCGAAGGCGAACTCGACGCGCTGCTGACATCCTACAACCAGGCCGTCTTTTCCGCCCACCGCTCCAGCCGTCTGGTGTACGAACACTACCTGGAGCACAAGTACGTCGTCATTGCGCCGACGGGGAGTCCGCTGGCCAGGAAGCGGGTCGTGACATGGAAGGAACTGCTCGACATGCCCTGGATCCTGCCGGATTCCTCATTCCTGGCGCGCCAGGCGCTCGAAGGCAATTTCCTGCGGGCCGGCGTGGCCGTGCCGGAGCCGGCGGTCACCTCCAACCATCCCGCGACCACCATACAACTGGTCGCCGCCGGAGTCGGTGTCTCAGCCGTTCCGGAAACGATGATGCATGCCGAAGAACGCATCCGCCGCGTTGCGCGGGTACGCGTCGAGAGCATGCCCCAGGCGGTGCCGACGGCGCTGGTCTATCGCGCCGGCAGCGCGGATCATCCGCAGCTGCTGCGGCTGCGGGACGCGATGGCGCAGGTGATGCGGGCCGGTTGA
- a CDS encoding acetyl-CoA acetyltransferase, with translation MNALQRGACAIVGVAESDLGQVAEGLSPLDLMGQATHRALRDCGLSLRDVDGVFATTSQSRMPTLALCEYLGIAPRYHDGTNIGGCSFMSMVAHAQLAIQAGLCEVALIAYGSTQRSAGRSNVAAPDVNPYEAPYRPIYTASSYALAASRHMHQYGTTREQLAQIAVAARQWALLNPVAWEKTPLTVDEVLGARMLSHPLTVRDCCLVTDGGGALIMTSAERAATLRKPPAYVLGTGEHLSHYHITSMPDLTVTGAARSGAAAYAMAGLAPRDIDAVQVYDAFTITTLLFLEDLGFCPKGEGGRFVADGAIAPGGSLPVNTNGGGLSYCHPGMYGVFVLMEAVRQVRGEAGRRQVANCETAIAHGNGGTLSSQSTVILGSAATL, from the coding sequence ATGAACGCCCTGCAACGCGGCGCCTGCGCCATCGTCGGCGTGGCCGAATCGGACCTGGGGCAGGTGGCCGAAGGCCTGTCGCCGCTGGACTTGATGGGCCAGGCCACGCATCGCGCGCTGCGGGACTGCGGCCTGTCGCTGCGCGACGTGGACGGCGTGTTCGCCACCACCTCGCAAAGCCGCATGCCCACGCTGGCGCTGTGCGAATACCTGGGCATCGCGCCGCGCTACCACGACGGCACCAACATAGGCGGATGCAGCTTCATGTCCATGGTGGCGCACGCGCAGCTGGCGATCCAGGCCGGCCTGTGCGAGGTCGCGCTGATCGCCTACGGCAGCACCCAGCGCAGCGCCGGCCGCAGCAACGTGGCCGCGCCCGACGTCAATCCCTACGAAGCGCCCTATCGGCCCATCTACACCGCCAGTTCGTATGCGCTGGCGGCCTCGCGCCACATGCACCAGTACGGCACCACGCGCGAACAGCTCGCGCAGATCGCGGTGGCTGCACGGCAATGGGCCCTGCTCAACCCCGTCGCGTGGGAGAAGACTCCGCTGACCGTGGACGAGGTCCTGGGCGCGCGCATGCTCAGCCATCCCCTGACCGTGCGCGACTGCTGCCTGGTCACCGACGGCGGCGGCGCGCTCATCATGACCTCGGCGGAAAGGGCGGCCACGCTGCGCAAGCCGCCCGCCTACGTGCTGGGCACGGGCGAACACCTCAGCCACTACCACATCACCAGCATGCCCGACCTCACGGTCACAGGCGCCGCGCGATCGGGCGCGGCGGCCTATGCCATGGCCGGCCTCGCGCCGCGCGACATCGACGCGGTCCAGGTGTACGACGCCTTCACCATCACCACCCTGCTGTTCCTGGAAGACCTGGGCTTCTGCCCCAAGGGCGAGGGCGGCCGTTTCGTGGCGGACGGCGCCATCGCGCCGGGCGGCAGCCTGCCGGTCAACACCAATGGAGGCGGCCTGTCGTACTGCCATCCCGGCATGTACGGGGTGTTCGTGCTGATGGAGGCCGTGCGCCAGGTGCGGGGCGAAGCGGGCCGGCGCCAGGTCGCGAACTGCGAGACGGCCATCGCGCACGGCAACGGCGGAACCTTGTCCAGCCAGAGCACGGTGATATTGGGCAGCGCGGCGACGCTCTGA